GTATTGACAGTAAGATTACGACGAGACGCAGGAGAGGAGAACTGCGCGCGATCATTTCGCCGATCGCGCGACGTTTTCTTGACGCATCGCGTCGATCTTCTTCCTGCTTGCCGACTTGTAATCGCGCAGTTCGGTCATGCCGTATTCTTTAGCAAGCGCCCGGGCACTTGCGCCCGGCTTTGTCGACCGCAGGACAAACCACTGCTCCTTGTCGAGCCATTTTTCTTGCGCGACCTCACCGGTGTGTTCTTTCAAAAGCCGATCGCGTCCGTCCATATTAAAGTTCTGGTGATAGATTCCCCGGTCGAGATCGAGCGTGATCCGCGACACGTTGATATCGTCGCGCTTTTCGCTGAGCAGCAACTCGCCGGTGATGTCGTAGACGATGCAATCCGCCAGCAGCGTGGACGTCACGATATAGAAGTGATGGTTCAGCGCGTGCGCCTGCAACGATGATCCCGCGGAATACGCGCTTGGCCAGACCACGATTTCCGCGCCCTTGTCCGCTAACTGCTGCCATACGTCCGGGAAGTTCACGTCGAAACAAATCGCGATCCCCAGCTTGCCGAAGTCCGTGTCGAACACGGGAACGTCGGTACCCGGCGTTACCGGAGGTTTCAGGTCGTACTCCGAGAAGTACGGGTACACCTTGTCATACATGCCCGCCACGCTACCCGCGCGATCGATCAACACCGCCGTGTTCAGCCGCGTCGTTCCCTTCATCCGATCGATTGGACAGACGACATACGTCTTATGCTCTCGCGCAACCGCCTGCATCGCCTGGATCGCAGGACCGTCTACGGCCTCCGGTTTTTCATTGCCCGTGCACGTCTCCGGCAATACAATCAGGTCCGCGCCTTTGGCTGCCTCTCGCTTTACGACATCCAGAAATTGCGCTACCGGCCTTGCGCTGAATCCAATACTCACAATGCGAACATTTCGATTACCAGTTGCTTCGACTTGAATCGCGAGCACCAAGGCGGTCAGGACACATATTGCCGTTCTCATCATGTTATTCTCCCGGGCGGCTACTGATTGCGGAGAAGTTGATCGTAATCGCCGTGTGACCCAATCCAAATCCACGTAATTGAGTCGTTTTCAACCAACCCAACCGCACGCCACCCCTTCCCAATACGCACGGAATGTAACGGCTCATTAGCATGAATGCGTTCGAAGTGTTGACTTGGATGCATCGTATTGGTCCACCAAGGCCTGTAGGATCTTCGCGCGAGTGTCTTCACGTCATTCGGCAGTCGTTTGAACATTGCCCGGAAGCCGTCCGTTAAGATCGACTTCGCAGTTCGTCTATTCCGGCTTCCCTAACCCGACCATATTGTGCGTCTTCGCGCGCTTCCTTTGTCATGCGCGACAGGACTTCCTGTGAATTCGAAAACGCATCGTCCCAGCGCTGTTCGTCAGCCAACTCCTCCATGATCAATGCGGCAATCGCGTCCTGCTCTTCGTCAGAAATGACCTGGAGCGCTGCAATTGCTTTCTCAAGTGCTTGTGTCATGGATTAAGTCTCCAGCAGATGCTGTAATTATAGCGCCTTCTTTCACCGAAAAGTGATCTAGACTTGATAATACATGTCCATAAAGCTCTTCAGCAGATCGTGCACGACTGCCCGATCCGGGACCGTCGCCGCCATGCCGTAGATTGGCGCCATGCCGCCTTCGGGATTCGGGTGTGCCTTCACGTGCGCGACGGCGTCCTTCAGATCCCGAATGAACCGTTCGGCGACTCCCGGCTGCGCGTGACGCAGCGTGGGGCTGACGTGGATGCCCGGCGGGAACTGAAGTCCCGTGAGCGCCCAGCCCTTTGCGGACATCGCATCGAGCAGTTCGTAAGAGTTAATTTGATCCGAACCAAAGGCGAACACCCCGACCGATTCGCCGAAGAGCTGCAGTTCAGGAATCAAACGCACCCCCGCCTTCATCACATCGACCGCATCCAGGATGGATTTCGTCGCGTTGAGGTAACCGTCTTCGCCCATGGTCACTAGCGCCGCCCAACACGCCGCGCTCAACCCGCCCGGCCGGCTGCCCGCGAACGTGGGGGAGTGGTAGAGGCCGCCGGGCCAATCCGACGTCGTGAAGTACTGGTGCCGGCGCAATTCCGCGTTGCGATACAGCACCACCGACGTGCCTTTTGCGGCGTACCCGTACTTGTGCGTGTCGCACGTCATCGACGTGACACCCGGCACACGAAAATCGAACGGCGGTACCGGATGCCCCAACTTCTCCGCCCACGGCAGCAGGAACCCGCCGAGGCAGGAATCGGTATGAAAACCGATGCCACGCTCACGTGCCAGTTCGGCCAATTGTTCAATCGGATCGATCGTCCCGTACGGAAAATTTGGAGCGGAGCCGATCATGACCACGGTATTCTTCGTGATCGCTGCTTCGGCGGCTTTCACATCCGCGCGGAACGCCGCATCGAGCGGATACTTCGCCTGCTTGATCCCAAAATACTGCGCTGCTTTGTCGAAGGCGGGATGCGCCGACACGGGAATTACCATCTCTGGTTCGGTGATATCCTTTGTCGCGCGGCCCCAATCGCGGTAGGTCTTCATCGCGAGCATAATGCTCTCGGTCCCGCCGGATGACACGCACCCGCACACACCGCCCTCGCTCCCAACGGGCGCGCCCGTTGCCTCGCCGTTGAGCATGTGCGCGACCATCGACACGATTTCCGCTTCGTACTTGAACGCGCTCGGCCAGATGTCCGCGTGCAATTGGTTTGCCTGCGAATTCAGCGCGTACACCTTGTTAAGGAATTCAATGTGTTCTTGCCCGCCGTGATACACCGAGCCGGACGCGTACCCCTCGCGCCAGCGCTTCTCCTCGAGCCCCGCAATCGTTTCCATTTCCTGTAGCACATCCGCGCGGCTCACCCCCGCCGCCGGCAACTTCGCATGACTGCTAAACTTCCCGCGATACGGGTGCAGCGCTTGTTCCAGATCGAGCGGGCCGTGCCCATTGTCCGACATCTATTAACTCCTCTCGCGATTCGCAGCAGAGCGGATTATCCGCGTACTGCCGGTTGCTTGCCCTACTTTTGGCTATTCTGCAGGATGGGTCCATATCTCACTGCGATTACTTTGCCCGTCGTCGCCGAAACAGTAATTTCGACATTGGCCATATTTGACGGGTCGTGTGTATTGTCTTGTGTCGAGACTCGCCACGAACGGCCCGTCGACAAATCCTCCAATTTCAGTTCGTACTCAACGCGCGATGTAGACAGGCCATAATACCGCAGGACGGGTTCGGCCGCCGCCCACGCCGTGGCCTCCGGCACGTCCTCATCTACTTCGGCTGCAAACCCAGGCGGACCATGAAAAGGGTCGCCTGTAATGAATGCAGTCACCATCCCGTCCGATTCTCGTGCTTTTATTGCGCTCCCCCGCAATACCGGAAGGCTGGTCGGTTCCCAATAGATAGATGCTTCCGGCAAAGCAAGCGAGGGCGAACCACGGCGTCTTATGGAGACACTCGACTCCGTTGGTAACTTGTGACCCAGCGCGGCAAAGAATCTTTGAAGACCTTCGCGTTGTGCCGAAGTCGGCGCGATCAAATCTTCAGGGTTCGGTGGGTAGCATTCTGGGGGATGTCCGCACCCGCAATAGCACATGGCCACGATGAAGATTGCGCGCGCGCCATTGGCCCACTCATGTTTGTGCGAACTATTTGTGTTGAACGCCATTGATCCGCCGAAACATACTTTTGTTCCCGCCATAGAATGACTCAAACTCCTTAAACATACGTCCATATACTAAGCGGTTTTCGTTGCAGGGCAAGTACGTTTTTTGCACTTGAACGGCGGCAGATACTTCCTCGAATGTAATGTATTTCAGCGCCATCGCCGCGAGCAGCGCGGCCCCGCGCACATTCGCCTGGCGCGGTTCCTCGATTTGGCGGATCGGTCTGTCCAACACGTCCGCCATGATCTGACACCACGTGCCCGACTGCGCGCCGCCACCGATGAAACTGAGCGACTCGAAGCGCCGCCCGATGAACTTCTCGACGTGCGGCAACAGCCACCGCAAATTGTACGACACCCCTTCCATCACCGCCCGACAGAAATGCGCGCGCGTCGTCTTCAGCGTCTGGTTCACGAATGCGCTGCGCGTGTAATGGTCGTCCACCGGCG
This portion of the Candidatus Hydrogenedentota bacterium genome encodes:
- a CDS encoding carbon-nitrogen hydrolase family protein, with amino-acid sequence MMRTAICVLTALVLAIQVEATGNRNVRIVSIGFSARPVAQFLDVVKREAAKGADLIVLPETCTGNEKPEAVDGPAIQAMQAVAREHKTYVVCPIDRMKGTTRLNTAVLIDRAGSVAGMYDKVYPYFSEYDLKPPVTPGTDVPVFDTDFGKLGIAICFDVNFPDVWQQLADKGAEIVVWPSAYSAGSSLQAHALNHHFYIVTSTLLADCIVYDITGELLLSEKRDDINVSRITLDLDRGIYHQNFNMDGRDRLLKEHTGEVAQEKWLDKEQWFVLRSTKPGASARALAKEYGMTELRDYKSASRKKIDAMRQENVARSAK
- a CDS encoding aspartate aminotransferase family protein, with the translated sequence MSDNGHGPLDLEQALHPYRGKFSSHAKLPAAGVSRADVLQEMETIAGLEEKRWREGYASGSVYHGGQEHIEFLNKVYALNSQANQLHADIWPSAFKYEAEIVSMVAHMLNGEATGAPVGSEGGVCGCVSSGGTESIMLAMKTYRDWGRATKDITEPEMVIPVSAHPAFDKAAQYFGIKQAKYPLDAAFRADVKAAEAAITKNTVVMIGSAPNFPYGTIDPIEQLAELARERGIGFHTDSCLGGFLLPWAEKLGHPVPPFDFRVPGVTSMTCDTHKYGYAAKGTSVVLYRNAELRRHQYFTTSDWPGGLYHSPTFAGSRPGGLSAACWAALVTMGEDGYLNATKSILDAVDVMKAGVRLIPELQLFGESVGVFAFGSDQINSYELLDAMSAKGWALTGLQFPPGIHVSPTLRHAQPGVAERFIRDLKDAVAHVKAHPNPEGGMAPIYGMAATVPDRAVVHDLLKSFMDMYYQV